From Streptomyces griseorubiginosus, one genomic window encodes:
- a CDS encoding GAF domain-containing protein: MSDPWVALEAGADPAERVRMLLRAHETFTEAGTVQRPVRPVVADSWRRSARAGVGPDGTASVELSDGDLGAYRAEHPLARVMPLFRELMGTFASDGEHLLAVCDEHGRLLWVEGHASTRRQAGLMNFVPGARWSETAVGTNAPGTAVAVDRPVQVFAAEHFIRRVQPWTCAAAPVHDPRTGRVLGAVDITGGNGLAHPHSLGFVQAVARAAESQLALLLPRETATDTPELSALGRDEAVFASAGRRIRLSRRHSEILVLLSRHPEGLSGDELLCALYEDESVTPVTLRAELARLRRVLGPGLLASRPYRLTVPVESDVAVVERRLESGAVTGAARGYTGPLLPASRAPAVARLRRRIADGLRTALIARRDPDLLADWAHAPWGEDDLDVWRALAAVRPTASVRARLAALESELAAPRATWLQRPRS, translated from the coding sequence TTGTCCGATCCATGGGTGGCCCTGGAGGCGGGGGCCGACCCTGCCGAGCGTGTCCGGATGCTGCTGCGGGCGCACGAGACGTTCACCGAGGCGGGTACGGTGCAGCGGCCGGTGCGGCCGGTGGTGGCGGACTCGTGGCGGCGTTCCGCGCGGGCGGGGGTCGGGCCCGACGGGACGGCGAGCGTCGAACTCAGCGACGGCGACCTCGGCGCGTACCGGGCCGAGCATCCGCTGGCGCGGGTCATGCCGCTGTTCCGTGAGCTGATGGGGACGTTCGCCTCCGACGGGGAGCATCTGCTCGCGGTGTGCGACGAGCACGGCAGGCTGCTGTGGGTCGAGGGACACGCGTCGACCCGGCGGCAGGCGGGCCTGATGAACTTCGTGCCGGGGGCGCGATGGTCGGAGACCGCGGTCGGGACGAACGCGCCGGGCACCGCGGTGGCGGTGGACCGGCCGGTGCAGGTGTTCGCGGCGGAGCACTTCATCCGCCGGGTGCAGCCGTGGACCTGCGCGGCGGCGCCGGTCCACGATCCGCGGACCGGTCGGGTGCTGGGGGCCGTGGACATCACCGGTGGGAACGGGCTGGCGCATCCGCACAGTCTGGGATTCGTCCAGGCGGTGGCGCGGGCCGCCGAGTCCCAGCTGGCGCTGCTGCTCCCGCGGGAGACGGCCACCGACACGCCCGAACTGAGCGCGCTGGGCCGGGACGAGGCGGTGTTCGCGAGCGCCGGCCGCAGGATCCGGCTGAGCCGGCGGCACAGCGAGATCCTGGTGCTGCTGTCCCGGCACCCGGAGGGGCTGAGCGGCGACGAACTGCTGTGCGCGCTGTACGAGGACGAGTCGGTGACCCCGGTGACGCTGCGGGCCGAACTGGCAAGGCTCCGCCGGGTGCTGGGGCCGGGGCTGCTGGCGTCGCGGCCGTACCGGTTGACCGTGCCCGTCGAGTCGGACGTGGCGGTGGTGGAGCGGCGGCTGGAGAGCGGGGCGGTGACGGGGGCGGCCCGGGGGTACACCGGTCCGCTGCTGCCGGCCTCGCGCGCTCCTGCGGTGGCACGGCTCAGGCGCCGGATCGCCGACGGGCTGCGCACGGCGTTGATCGCCCGCCGGGACCCCGACCTGCTGGCGGACTGGGCGCACGCGCCGTGGGGTGAGGACGACCTCGACGTGTGGCGGGCGCTCGCCGCCGTACGGCCCACGGCGAGCGTCCGGGCCCGGCTGGCCGCGCTGGAGTCGGAGCTGGCCGCGCCGAGGGCAACGTGGTTGCAACGTCCGCGCTCCTAG
- a CDS encoding N-acetylmuramoyl-L-alanine amidase, translating into MERARPLFDRRRLLKGAVLAAVPYSLLPETPAGAVPQPVDHPFAEWQPATSSNYTYSDRPASYDIDRVVIHVTQETFTDTLDIFRNPAKQVSAHYVVRSADGHVAQCVREADVAWHAGNWGYNTRSVGIEHEGWVDRPAYFTDALYAQSAVLTADICVRYGIPRDRAHIIGHYEVPGSDHTDPGPYWDWTRYMRMVEAV; encoded by the coding sequence TTGGAACGCGCACGACCGCTGTTCGACCGACGGCGGCTGCTGAAGGGCGCCGTCCTCGCCGCCGTACCGTACTCGCTGCTTCCCGAGACGCCGGCCGGGGCCGTACCCCAGCCCGTCGACCACCCGTTCGCCGAGTGGCAGCCCGCGACCAGCTCCAACTACACGTACTCGGACCGCCCCGCGTCCTACGACATCGACCGGGTCGTCATCCATGTCACCCAGGAGACCTTCACCGACACCCTCGACATCTTCCGGAACCCGGCGAAGCAGGTGTCCGCGCACTATGTCGTCCGGTCGGCCGACGGTCATGTCGCCCAGTGCGTCCGGGAGGCCGACGTGGCCTGGCACGCCGGGAACTGGGGGTACAACACCCGCAGCGTCGGCATCGAGCACGAGGGGTGGGTGGACCGGCCCGCCTACTTCACCGACGCCCTGTACGCGCAGTCCGCGGTGCTCACCGCGGACATCTGCGTGAGATACGGCATCCCCAGGGACCGTGCGCACATCATCGGGCACTACGAGGTGCCGGGTTCGGACCACACCGACCCTGGACCGTACTGGGACTGGACGCGCTACATGAGGATGGTGGAAGCCGTGTGA
- a CDS encoding acetamidase/formamidase family protein: MSDPRILTVRPEPGEYAWTFGGAPPVARIKPGTVLDLYTEDCFAGRVRSEKDLVSEVCEFPFLNPQTGPFHIEGAEPGDTVAVHFVSVEPARDWAASTTVPLFGALTSTHTTATLQPPLPETVWIWQLDRARRTAMFRAHDSDIEIELPMDPMHGTVGVAPANLEVRSALVPDAHGGNMDTPEMRAGVTCYLGVNVEGARLSLGDGHARQGEGETCGVAVECAMNTVVIVELLKGLATPWPRIESDTHIISTGSARPLEDAFRISQLDLVQWLVRDYGFSELDAYQFATQAVESPLANVCDTNYTCVAKIRKEWLPPRETHRGVHDRLRETAAALRGGTPPT, translated from the coding sequence ATGAGCGACCCCCGCATCCTGACCGTACGTCCCGAACCGGGCGAGTACGCCTGGACGTTCGGCGGTGCCCCACCGGTGGCCCGCATCAAGCCCGGCACCGTCCTCGACCTCTACACGGAGGACTGCTTCGCGGGGCGGGTGCGGTCCGAGAAGGACCTGGTGTCCGAGGTGTGCGAGTTCCCCTTCCTGAACCCGCAGACCGGTCCCTTCCACATCGAGGGCGCGGAGCCGGGCGACACCGTCGCCGTGCACTTCGTGTCGGTGGAACCGGCGCGGGACTGGGCCGCGTCCACCACGGTCCCCCTGTTCGGCGCGCTCACCTCCACACACACCACCGCCACGCTCCAGCCCCCGCTGCCGGAGACCGTGTGGATCTGGCAGCTGGACCGCGCCCGGCGCACGGCGATGTTCCGGGCGCACGACAGCGACATCGAGATCGAGCTGCCCATGGACCCGATGCACGGCACCGTGGGGGTGGCTCCCGCCAACCTGGAGGTGCGCTCGGCGCTGGTGCCCGACGCGCACGGCGGGAACATGGACACCCCGGAGATGCGCGCCGGCGTCACCTGCTACCTCGGGGTCAACGTGGAGGGCGCCCGGCTCAGCCTCGGTGACGGTCATGCCCGGCAGGGCGAGGGAGAGACCTGCGGGGTCGCCGTCGAGTGCGCGATGAACACCGTGGTGATCGTGGAGCTGCTCAAAGGGCTCGCCACGCCCTGGCCGCGCATCGAGTCGGACACGCACATCATCTCGACCGGCTCGGCCCGCCCACTGGAGGACGCGTTCCGGATATCGCAGCTCGACCTGGTGCAGTGGCTGGTCCGCGACTACGGATTCAGCGAGCTGGACGCGTACCAGTTCGCGACCCAGGCCGTGGAGTCGCCGCTCGCCAACGTCTGCGACACCAACTACACGTGTGTGGCGAAGATCCGCAAGGAATGGCTGCCCCCGCGCGAGACTCACCGCGGAGTGCACGACCGGCTCCGTGAGACCGCGGCGGCCCTGCGGGGCGGAACGCCGCCGACCTGA
- a CDS encoding ROK family transcriptional regulator, producing MTAPLHDARSAGPGRGPHDAHPAGTRRGLPDTQQGMRRRNLARVMHAVSAEGPLSRAAVASRIGLTRAAVSTLVDELIRSGLLEELGPERPGRVGRPGSALAVSGRGPAGIGAEIGVDHLAVCAVDLRGQTRARVVRYGANRGRAPEPVLAELTALVRQVVAEAESEGLWPAGLAVAVPGLVARDARTVVRAPNLDWHDTDLGALLPEDFPLTVGNEANFGALAELWLGDDTPHDFLHVSAEIGIGAALVVDGQLLRGTRGFAGELGHVPVRPDGPRCPCGGRGCLEQYAGEEAVLRAAGLEPGEDRVGLLAQHAADGDEAVRGALREAGEALGIALTGAVNLLDPQGVVLGGALAGLAPWLLPSLRDELARRTAGPACPVSVSRLGSQGPLLGAAHSVVRAVLDDPSVVGERA from the coding sequence ATGACCGCACCGCTGCACGACGCCCGATCGGCCGGCCCGGGGCGCGGCCCGCACGACGCCCACCCGGCGGGGACCCGCCGCGGCCTGCCCGACACCCAGCAGGGCATGCGACGCCGCAACCTGGCCCGCGTCATGCACGCCGTCAGCGCCGAGGGGCCGCTGTCGCGTGCCGCGGTCGCCTCGCGCATCGGACTGACCCGGGCCGCGGTGTCGACCCTCGTCGACGAGCTAATCCGGTCGGGGCTCCTGGAGGAACTGGGCCCCGAGCGCCCCGGTCGGGTCGGCAGGCCGGGCTCCGCGCTCGCCGTCAGCGGACGGGGGCCCGCCGGTATAGGCGCGGAGATCGGCGTGGATCACCTCGCGGTCTGCGCGGTCGACCTGCGCGGCCAGACCCGCGCGCGGGTGGTGCGGTACGGCGCGAACCGGGGCCGCGCGCCCGAGCCGGTGCTCGCGGAACTCACCGCCCTGGTGCGCCAGGTGGTGGCGGAGGCGGAGAGCGAGGGCCTGTGGCCCGCGGGGCTCGCGGTGGCGGTGCCCGGCCTGGTGGCGCGTGACGCCCGGACCGTCGTCCGCGCCCCGAACCTCGACTGGCACGACACCGACCTGGGCGCCCTGCTGCCCGAGGACTTCCCGCTGACCGTGGGCAACGAGGCCAACTTCGGCGCGCTGGCCGAACTCTGGCTCGGCGACGACACGCCCCACGACTTCCTGCACGTCTCGGCGGAGATCGGCATCGGCGCTGCCCTCGTGGTGGACGGCCAACTGCTGCGCGGCACCCGCGGTTTCGCGGGCGAGCTGGGCCATGTGCCGGTCCGCCCGGACGGTCCCCGCTGTCCGTGCGGCGGCCGGGGCTGTCTGGAGCAGTACGCCGGTGAGGAGGCGGTGCTGCGAGCGGCCGGCCTCGAACCCGGCGAGGACCGGGTCGGGCTGCTCGCGCAGCACGCGGCGGACGGCGACGAGGCCGTACGAGGCGCCCTGCGCGAGGCGGGAGAGGCGCTCGGCATCGCGCTGACCGGTGCGGTCAACCTGCTGGACCCCCAGGGCGTGGTGCTCGGCGGTGCGCTGGCGGGGCTCGCGCCCTGGCTGCTGCCCTCGCTGCGGGACGAGCTGGCCCGGCGCACCGCCGGTCCGGCCTGTCCGGTGTCGGTGTCGCGACTGGGTTCGCAGGGGCCGCTGCTGGGGGCCGCGCACTCGGTGGTGCGGGCGGTTCTGGACGACCCGTCGGTTGTGGGCGAACGGGCCTGA
- the xylB gene encoding xylulokinase: MSAAEGPLVVGVDTSTQSTKALVVDAATGQVVARGQAPHTVSSGAGRESDPRQWWDALSEALRQCGDAAREAAAVSIGGQQHGLVTLDERGEPVRPAMLWNDVRSAPQARRLIEELGGPKAWAERTGSVPGASFTVTKWAWLAEHEPEALRATKAVRLPHDYLTERLTGEGTTDRGDASGTGWWASVTESYDSEILAHVGLDPALLPRVVRPGEVAGTVRDGHDLPFSKGTLVAPGTGDNAAAALGLGLRPGTPVMSLGTSGTVYAVSKRRPADPTGTVAGFADAHGDWLPLACTLNCTLAVDRVAALLNLDREAVEPVSGVTLLPYLDGERTPNLPNASGLLHGLRHDTTGGQLLQAAYDGAVQALLGALDLVLDTDADRSAPLLLIGGGAQGTAWQQTVRRLSGRPVQVPEAKELVALGAAAQAAGLLTGEDPGAVARRWNTTAGPVLEAVERDDETLARIAGVLSDAAPLLERGTSEK; the protein is encoded by the coding sequence ATGTCAGCAGCCGAGGGTCCGCTCGTCGTCGGCGTGGACACGTCCACCCAGTCCACCAAGGCGCTGGTGGTCGACGCGGCCACCGGCCAGGTCGTCGCGCGCGGCCAGGCACCGCACACCGTGTCCTCCGGGGCCGGCCGCGAGAGCGACCCCCGCCAGTGGTGGGACGCGCTGTCCGAGGCCCTGCGCCAGTGCGGGGACGCCGCACGGGAGGCCGCCGCGGTGTCGATCGGTGGCCAGCAGCACGGCCTGGTCACCCTGGACGAGCGGGGCGAGCCGGTGCGCCCGGCCATGCTCTGGAACGACGTGCGCTCGGCGCCTCAGGCCCGCCGCCTCATCGAGGAGCTGGGCGGCCCGAAGGCATGGGCGGAGCGGACGGGAAGCGTGCCGGGCGCCTCCTTCACGGTCACGAAGTGGGCCTGGCTCGCCGAGCACGAGCCGGAGGCCCTGCGCGCCACGAAGGCGGTCCGGCTGCCCCACGACTACCTCACCGAACGCCTCACCGGTGAGGGCACCACCGACCGCGGCGACGCCTCGGGAACCGGCTGGTGGGCATCGGTGACGGAGTCGTACGACAGCGAGATCCTCGCCCATGTGGGCCTCGACCCCGCCCTGCTCCCCCGCGTGGTCCGGCCCGGCGAGGTCGCCGGTACCGTCCGCGACGGCCATGACCTGCCGTTCTCCAAGGGCACCCTGGTCGCCCCCGGCACCGGTGACAACGCGGCCGCCGCCCTTGGCCTCGGGCTGCGTCCCGGGACGCCGGTGATGAGCCTCGGCACCTCGGGCACGGTCTACGCCGTGTCCAAGCGCCGCCCCGCCGACCCGACCGGCACGGTGGCGGGCTTCGCCGACGCGCACGGCGACTGGCTGCCGCTGGCCTGCACCCTGAACTGCACGCTCGCCGTGGACCGCGTCGCCGCGCTGCTGAACCTGGACCGCGAGGCCGTGGAGCCGGTCTCGGGGGTCACCCTGCTGCCCTACCTGGACGGCGAACGCACCCCGAACCTGCCGAACGCCTCCGGGCTGCTGCACGGCCTGCGCCACGACACCACCGGCGGACAGCTCCTCCAGGCCGCCTACGACGGTGCCGTGCAGGCGCTGCTCGGGGCACTGGACCTGGTGCTCGACACGGACGCCGACCGTTCCGCGCCGCTGCTGCTGATCGGCGGCGGCGCCCAGGGCACCGCCTGGCAGCAGACCGTACGACGGCTCTCGGGGCGTCCGGTGCAGGTGCCCGAGGCCAAGGAACTGGTCGCGCTCGGCGCCGCCGCGCAGGCCGCGGGGCTGCTGACCGGCGAGGACCCGGGCGCGGTCGCCCGGCGCTGGAACACGACCGCCGGGCCGGTGCTGGAGGCCGTGGAGCGGGACGACGAGACGCTGGCCAGGATCGCCGGGGTACTCTCCGACGCGGCGCCGCTGCTGGAGCGGGGGACCTCTGAGAAGTGA
- the xylA gene encoding xylose isomerase has protein sequence MNYQPTPEDRFTFGLWTVGWQGRDPFGDATRRALDPVETVQRLAELGAHGVTFHDDDLIPFGSSDSEREGHIKRFREALDATGMKVPMATTNLFTHPVFKDGAFTANDRDVRRYALRKTIRNIDLAVELGAETYVAWGGREGAESGAAKDVRVALDRMKEAFDLLGEYVTEQGYDLKFAIEPKPNEPRGDILLPTVGHALAFIERLERPELYGVNPEVGHEQMAGLNFPHGIAQALWAGKLFHIDLNGQSGIKYDQDLRFGAGDLRAAFWLVDLLESAGYAGPKHFDFKPPRTEDLDGVWASAAGCMRNYLILKERATAFRADPQVQEALRAARLDELAQQTAADGLKALLADRSAFEDFDVEAAAARGMAFEQLDQLAMDHLLGARG, from the coding sequence ATGAACTACCAGCCCACCCCCGAGGACAGGTTCACCTTCGGCCTGTGGACCGTCGGCTGGCAGGGAAGGGACCCGTTCGGCGACGCCACCCGCCGTGCCCTCGACCCGGTCGAGACGGTGCAGCGCCTGGCCGAGCTCGGCGCCCACGGCGTGACCTTCCACGACGACGACCTGATCCCCTTCGGGTCCTCGGACAGCGAGCGCGAGGGCCACATCAAGCGCTTCCGTGAGGCCCTGGACGCCACCGGCATGAAGGTGCCGATGGCGACCACCAACCTCTTCACGCACCCGGTCTTCAAGGACGGCGCGTTCACCGCCAACGACCGCGACGTACGCCGTTACGCCCTGCGCAAGACCATCCGCAACATCGACCTCGCGGTCGAGCTCGGCGCCGAGACCTACGTCGCCTGGGGCGGCCGCGAGGGTGCCGAGTCCGGCGCCGCCAAGGACGTGCGTGTCGCTCTCGACCGTATGAAGGAGGCCTTCGACCTCCTCGGCGAGTACGTGACCGAGCAGGGCTACGACCTGAAGTTCGCGATCGAGCCCAAGCCGAACGAGCCGCGCGGCGACATCCTGCTGCCCACGGTCGGCCACGCCCTCGCGTTCATCGAGCGCCTGGAGCGCCCCGAGCTGTACGGCGTGAACCCCGAGGTCGGCCACGAGCAGATGGCCGGGCTGAACTTCCCGCACGGCATCGCGCAGGCCCTGTGGGCGGGCAAGCTCTTCCACATCGACCTCAACGGCCAGTCCGGCATCAAGTACGACCAGGACCTGCGCTTCGGCGCCGGTGACCTGCGTGCCGCCTTCTGGCTCGTCGACCTCCTGGAGAGCGCCGGTTACGCCGGTCCGAAGCACTTCGACTTCAAGCCGCCGCGCACCGAGGACCTCGACGGCGTGTGGGCGTCGGCCGCGGGCTGCATGCGCAACTACCTGATCCTCAAGGAGCGTGCCACGGCCTTCCGTGCCGACCCGCAGGTCCAGGAGGCGCTGCGCGCCGCGCGTCTGGACGAGCTGGCGCAGCAGACGGCGGCGGACGGCCTCAAGGCGCTGCTCGCAGACCGCAGCGCCTTCGAGGACTTCGACGTGGAGGCGGCCGCCGCGCGCGGCATGGCCTTCGAGCAGCTCGACCAGCTTGCCATGGACCACCTCCTGGGTGCCCGCGGCTGA
- a CDS encoding helix-turn-helix domain-containing protein, producing the protein MTNEAMAPARRRDARRNRELLVQAAHEVFTEQGLEAPLDVIARRAKVGNATLYRHFPTRAELVDAVFREQLAGTMTAGELARAATDAWEGLVGYLGAVFAVLATDRGTNDLMTTRLEGVGSLEAVHAHNRATIDLLLDRGREQGSIRADVTTEDVLFALAALGRAVPALAGAVAPDAWRRPLALLLDSLRASPAVEPLPSPALTAEQLGDVLQGLGPHRPPRTSPE; encoded by the coding sequence ATGACGAACGAGGCAATGGCACCGGCTCGACGGCGCGATGCGCGTCGCAATCGGGAGTTGCTGGTCCAGGCCGCGCACGAGGTGTTCACGGAGCAGGGGCTCGAGGCACCCCTGGACGTGATCGCCCGGCGGGCCAAGGTGGGGAACGCCACGCTCTACCGGCATTTCCCCACCCGCGCGGAGCTGGTCGACGCGGTCTTCCGTGAGCAGCTGGCGGGCACCATGACCGCGGGCGAGCTGGCCCGGGCCGCCACGGACGCCTGGGAGGGGCTCGTCGGCTACCTGGGAGCCGTGTTCGCCGTCCTGGCCACCGATCGCGGCACCAACGACCTGATGACCACGCGTCTCGAGGGCGTCGGCTCATTGGAGGCCGTGCACGCCCACAACCGGGCGACCATCGACCTGCTGCTGGACCGTGGCCGTGAGCAGGGCAGCATTCGCGCGGACGTCACGACGGAGGACGTCCTCTTCGCACTCGCCGCGCTGGGGCGAGCCGTCCCGGCTCTGGCCGGCGCCGTCGCCCCGGACGCGTGGCGCCGCCCTCTGGCCCTGCTCCTCGACAGCCTGAGGGCCTCGCCCGCCGTCGAGCCCCTGCCCTCCCCCGCGCTCACGGCGGAGCAGCTCGGCGATGTCCTCCAAGGTCTGGGTCCTCACCGGCCACCCCGCACGTCCCCCGAGTGA
- a CDS encoding patatin-like phospholipase family protein, with product MGSTALVLGGGARVGGAWMTGVLAGLRDAGVDPARADVVIGTSAGAIFGARLLAGEPARELYERQLAGADSVDLDVTLGQTLRFLWAALGGRDPERSVRRLGRAALKARTGPESDVYAALDPLLRGVEGWPDHMLRITAVDALTGALTAFDADSGVTLREAVAASCAVPVVWPPVTVAGRRWMDGGSRSTANIHLARGHHHVLAIAPIPAAVGPHPDAARQAAELTAEGAHVTLVTPDRTARRAMGRNMTSEARRPPAARAGHAQGTGLAASLPAVWSAE from the coding sequence ATGGGCAGTACAGCGCTCGTTCTCGGTGGTGGCGCCCGCGTCGGCGGAGCCTGGATGACAGGAGTCCTCGCCGGCCTGCGCGACGCCGGTGTCGATCCGGCCCGAGCGGACGTCGTGATCGGCACCTCGGCAGGTGCGATCTTCGGTGCGCGGCTGCTCGCCGGTGAACCCGCGCGAGAGCTGTACGAACGTCAACTGGCGGGGGCCGACTCCGTGGACCTCGATGTGACGCTCGGCCAGACGCTCCGCTTCCTGTGGGCCGCGCTGGGCGGCCGTGACCCGGAGCGTTCCGTGCGGCGTCTCGGACGAGCGGCCCTTAAGGCCCGTACGGGCCCCGAGTCCGACGTGTACGCCGCGCTGGATCCGCTGCTGCGGGGCGTCGAGGGCTGGCCCGACCACATGCTGCGGATCACTGCTGTCGACGCCCTTACAGGGGCACTGACGGCCTTTGACGCCGATTCAGGGGTCACGCTCCGGGAGGCCGTCGCCGCGAGCTGCGCGGTTCCCGTGGTCTGGCCCCCCGTCACCGTGGCCGGGCGCCGTTGGATGGACGGCGGCAGCCGGTCCACGGCCAACATCCACCTCGCGCGCGGCCATCACCACGTGCTGGCCATCGCCCCGATCCCCGCCGCCGTGGGCCCTCATCCCGACGCCGCGCGGCAAGCGGCCGAGCTCACCGCCGAAGGCGCCCACGTCACCCTCGTGACCCCGGACCGCACCGCGCGCCGCGCCATGGGACGCAACATGACCTCAGAGGCACGCCGCCCGCCGGCCGCCCGAGCCGGGCACGCCCAGGGCACGGGGCTCGCGGCGTCGTTGCCCGCGGTATGGAGTGCCGAGTGA
- a CDS encoding cytochrome P450 has product MPVPTLEELAPDGHDLASDPYPVYAALRAEGPVHRVHVPGSGDSWLVVAHDVARAALTDPRLCNDIRHSASWESDGGHAVGRNMLQTDPPRHTRLRRLVATRFTAGSVAALRPRIEAVALELLDALPERGTADLVARYALPLPVTVICDLLGVPTADRAEFHAWSHELVVPTSPETATIAAGSLTEYLAGLTAPGRERPEGLIDDLVANPEITPEELLGMAFLILVAGHETTVDLISGTVHALLAHPDQLALLSAEPDLTDIAVEESLRFNSPVHSTAFRFATEPLDLGGTSIEAGDSVLVSLAAASRDPLRFPEPDRFDLRRPARGHLGFGHGLHHCLGAPLARAETSVALSLLLRHRPALAFATDPDSLTWRSSTLLRGLTRLPLRFG; this is encoded by the coding sequence ATGCCCGTACCCACCCTGGAGGAACTGGCCCCGGACGGCCACGACCTGGCCTCCGACCCGTACCCCGTCTACGCCGCGCTGCGAGCCGAAGGGCCCGTGCACCGGGTTCACGTCCCCGGGAGCGGAGACAGCTGGCTGGTCGTCGCCCATGACGTCGCCCGGGCCGCGCTGACCGACCCCCGACTGTGCAACGACATCCGCCATTCCGCTTCCTGGGAGAGCGACGGCGGACACGCCGTCGGCCGCAACATGCTCCAGACCGACCCTCCCCGGCACACCCGCCTACGTCGGCTGGTGGCGACCCGCTTCACGGCCGGGAGCGTCGCCGCCCTGCGCCCGAGAATCGAAGCCGTGGCGCTCGAACTCCTCGACGCGCTGCCGGAGCGGGGAACCGCGGACCTGGTCGCCCGGTACGCGCTCCCCCTGCCTGTCACCGTGATCTGCGATCTTCTGGGCGTGCCGACGGCGGACCGCGCGGAGTTCCACGCCTGGTCCCACGAACTGGTCGTGCCCACCTCGCCCGAGACCGCGACCATCGCCGCGGGTTCCCTTACCGAGTACCTCGCCGGTCTGACCGCCCCTGGACGCGAACGGCCGGAAGGTCTGATCGACGACCTGGTGGCGAACCCCGAGATCACCCCCGAGGAACTCCTCGGCATGGCCTTCCTGATCCTCGTCGCGGGCCACGAGACCACGGTGGACCTGATCTCCGGAACCGTTCACGCCCTGCTCGCCCATCCGGACCAACTCGCCCTGCTCAGCGCCGAACCGGACCTGACCGACATCGCCGTCGAGGAGTCCCTGCGCTTCAACTCACCCGTGCATTCCACGGCGTTCCGCTTCGCCACCGAGCCGCTCGACCTCGGCGGCACCTCGATCGAGGCGGGCGACTCCGTGCTGGTCTCGCTCGCCGCGGCCTCCCGCGATCCGCTCCGCTTCCCCGAGCCCGACCGCTTCGACCTACGGCGTCCCGCGCGCGGGCACCTCGGCTTCGGCCACGGTCTGCACCACTGCCTGGGAGCCCCACTGGCCCGCGCGGAGACGTCCGTCGCCCTGAGCCTGCTGCTGCGCCACCGGCCCGCCCTCGCCTTCGCGACCGACCCGGACAGCCTGACCTGGCGCAGCAGCACGCTCCTGAGGGGGCTGACCCGGCTACCTCTGAGGTTCGGCTGA
- a CDS encoding SWF or SNF family helicase, protein MTGHDTDTERTFAPLPPAQGRGFAQTWWGLAWLRALEDAALDSAQVKTGRRLARAGAVGAVSVRAGRITAVVLDRDRTPHRADVLLAELSAEQWDRFLDLTVERSGHLAALLDREMPPHLVEDAASAGIELLPGLGDLEPTCDCGAWDHCGHTAALCYQMARLLDQDPFVLLLMRGRGEQSLLDALQARTAAPVEEDSGPEGVDAAEAYAAGDILPPLPTPTEPPLEPGLPAVLDTEAPPEPGVDPVAVRHLAARTAVEAHRLLTEALRPHSDRSAALSGLTAAQDAVRLAVDAPDRAVTERLAAGSGRDPESLAVATRAWELGGAAALAVLEEEWAPDEGGDVHARARAALHSAWDEDERPSLRATGNRWTVTGAPVQIRLGRDGRWWPYRREQERWVPAGPPALDPATALASTESASAEPQR, encoded by the coding sequence ATGACGGGACACGACACCGACACGGAGCGCACGTTCGCGCCACTGCCGCCCGCGCAGGGGCGAGGGTTCGCGCAGACGTGGTGGGGCCTGGCCTGGTTGCGGGCTCTGGAGGACGCAGCGCTGGACTCGGCGCAGGTGAAGACGGGCCGCCGGCTCGCGCGCGCGGGTGCGGTGGGCGCGGTGTCGGTGCGCGCGGGACGCATCACGGCCGTCGTCCTGGACCGTGACCGCACCCCGCACCGTGCCGACGTCCTGCTGGCAGAGCTGTCGGCCGAACAGTGGGACCGTTTCCTCGACCTCACCGTCGAACGATCCGGGCACCTCGCGGCGCTGCTGGACCGCGAGATGCCACCGCACCTGGTGGAGGACGCGGCGAGCGCCGGCATCGAACTGCTGCCGGGCCTGGGCGATCTGGAACCGACGTGCGATTGCGGCGCCTGGGACCACTGCGGGCACACGGCGGCCCTCTGCTACCAGATGGCCCGCCTGCTGGACCAGGACCCGTTCGTCCTGCTGCTGATGCGCGGCCGCGGCGAACAGAGCCTCCTGGACGCCCTCCAGGCACGAACCGCCGCTCCCGTGGAGGAGGACTCCGGCCCGGAGGGCGTGGACGCCGCCGAGGCCTACGCGGCCGGCGACATCCTGCCGCCGCTGCCCACGCCGACGGAGCCGCCCCTGGAGCCCGGCCTTCCGGCCGTGCTGGACACCGAGGCCCCGCCGGAACCGGGAGTGGACCCGGTCGCCGTCCGCCATCTGGCCGCGCGCACCGCCGTAGAAGCACATCGGCTGCTCACCGAGGCCCTCCGGCCGCACTCGGACCGGTCCGCGGCGCTCAGCGGACTGACAGCAGCTCAGGACGCGGTGCGTCTCGCGGTCGACGCGCCCGACCGAGCCGTGACAGAGCGGCTGGCCGCGGGATCGGGGCGCGATCCGGAATCCCTGGCGGTCGCCACGCGCGCGTGGGAGCTCGGTGGCGCGGCCGCGCTGGCCGTACTGGAGGAGGAGTGGGCGCCCGACGAGGGAGGTGACGTGCACGCACGCGCGCGTGCCGCCCTGCACTCGGCCTGGGACGAGGACGAGCGGCCGTCCCTGCGGGCGACCGGCAACCGGTGGACCGTCACGGGCGCGCCCGTCCAGATACGCCTGGGACGCGACGGCCGCTGGTGGCCGTACCGGCGGGAACAGGAACGCTGGGTGCCCGCGGGCCCGCCCGCCCTGGATCCGGCGACGGCTCTGGCCTCGACGGAGTCCGCCTCAGCCGAACCTCAGAGGTAG